The following are encoded together in the Pseudomonas sp. IB20 genome:
- the fliG gene encoding flagellar motor switch protein FliG, giving the protein MNDRAAVAKLTKVDKAAVLLLSLGETDAAQVLRHMGPKEVQRVGVAMAQMRNVHREQVEQVMSEFVEIVGDQTSLGVGSDSYIRKMLTSALGEDKANGLIDRILLGGNTSGLDSLKWMEPRAVADVIRYEHPQIQAIVVAYLDPDQAGEVLGHFDHKVRLDIILRVSSLNTVQPAALKELNTILEKQFSGNSNASRTTLGGIKRAADIMNFLDSSVEVQLMDSIREIDDTLSGQIEDLMFVFNNLSDVDDRGIQALLREVSSDVLVLALKGSDEGVKEKIFKNMSKRASELLRDDLEAKGPVRVSDVETAQKEILTIARRMAEAGEIVLGGKGGEEMI; this is encoded by the coding sequence ATGAATGATCGAGCCGCTGTTGCCAAGCTCACCAAAGTCGACAAAGCCGCAGTGTTGCTGCTGTCTTTGGGTGAGACCGACGCCGCACAAGTGCTGCGCCACATGGGCCCCAAAGAGGTTCAACGCGTAGGCGTGGCCATGGCGCAAATGCGCAATGTGCACCGTGAGCAAGTCGAGCAGGTGATGAGCGAGTTCGTCGAGATTGTCGGCGACCAGACCAGCCTGGGCGTCGGCTCCGACAGCTATATCCGCAAGATGCTCACCTCGGCCCTGGGCGAAGACAAAGCCAACGGCCTGATCGACCGCATCCTGTTGGGCGGCAACACCAGCGGCCTCGACAGCCTCAAATGGATGGAGCCGCGCGCCGTCGCCGACGTGATCCGCTACGAGCACCCGCAGATCCAGGCCATCGTCGTCGCTTATCTGGACCCGGACCAGGCCGGTGAAGTGCTCGGCCACTTTGACCATAAAGTGCGCCTGGACATCATCCTGCGCGTGTCGTCGCTGAACACCGTGCAGCCGGCGGCGCTGAAAGAACTCAACACGATTCTCGAGAAGCAGTTCTCGGGTAATTCCAACGCCTCGCGCACCACCTTGGGTGGCATCAAGCGCGCGGCCGATATCATGAACTTCCTCGACAGCTCGGTCGAAGTCCAGTTGATGGACTCGATCCGCGAGATCGACGACACCCTGTCCGGCCAGATCGAAGACCTCATGTTTGTGTTCAACAACCTCTCCGATGTCGACGACCGTGGCATCCAGGCGTTGTTGCGCGAAGTCTCCTCCGATGTGCTGGTACTGGCACTCAAGGGCTCCGACGAAGGCGTCAAGGAAAAGATCTTCAAGAACATGTCCAAGCGTGCTTCCGAACTGTTGCGCGACGACCTGGAAGCCAAAGGCCCAGTGCGCGTCAGCGACGTGGAAACCGCCCAGAAGGAAATCCTCACCATTGCCCGCCGTATGGCCGAAGCCGGAGAAATCGTTCTCGGCGGGAAGGGCGGCGAAGAAATGATCTAA
- the fliF gene encoding flagellar basal-body MS-ring/collar protein FliF, with protein sequence MAEAVVDNVPAKADGKPPLFGLSFLENLSEMTMLRQVGLMVGLAASVAIGFAVVLWSQQPDYRPLYGSLAGMDSKQIMETLAAADIAYTVEPNSGALLVKADDVARARMKLAAAGVTPSDSNIGFEILDKDQGLGTSQFMEATRYRRGLEGELARTISSLNNVKGARVHLAIPKSSVFVRDERKPSASVLVELFSGRSLEPGQVLAIINLVATSVPELSKSQITVVDQKGNLLSDMAENSALTQAGKQFDYSRRMESMLTQRVHNILQPVLGNDRYKAEVSADVDFSAVESTSEQFNPDQPALRSEQSTSEQRTASNGPQGVPGALSNQPPAPASAPQTTGGAAAAAGAIQPGQPLLDANGQQIMDPATGQPMLAPYPADKRNQSTKNFELDRSISHTKQQQGKINRLSVSVVVDDQVKVNAADGAVTRAPWNADELARFTRLVQDAVGFDASRGDSVSVINMPFSVERGEVITDPAFYTQPWFWDIVKQVLGVLFILVLVFGVLRPVLNNITGHGKKQLALAGSDVELGGMGGLDGELANDRVSLGGPQSILLPSPSEGYDAQLNAIKSLVAEDPGRVAQVVKEWINADE encoded by the coding sequence ATGGCAGAAGCAGTCGTGGACAACGTACCCGCCAAGGCAGACGGCAAGCCGCCGCTGTTTGGCCTGTCGTTCCTGGAAAACCTTTCCGAAATGACCATGTTGCGTCAGGTGGGCCTGATGGTCGGCCTGGCTGCCAGCGTGGCGATTGGTTTTGCCGTGGTGCTGTGGTCGCAGCAACCTGATTACCGCCCGCTGTACGGCAGCCTGGCCGGCATGGATTCCAAGCAGATCATGGAAACCCTGGCCGCCGCCGACATCGCCTACACCGTGGAACCCAACTCCGGTGCCTTGCTGGTCAAGGCCGATGATGTGGCCCGTGCACGGATGAAACTGGCCGCCGCCGGCGTAACGCCGTCCGACAGCAATATCGGTTTTGAAATCCTCGACAAGGACCAAGGCCTGGGCACTAGCCAGTTCATGGAAGCCACCCGCTACCGTCGTGGCCTGGAAGGCGAACTGGCGCGCACCATCTCCAGTTTGAATAACGTCAAAGGCGCCCGCGTGCACCTGGCGATTCCGAAAAGCTCGGTGTTCGTGCGTGACGAACGCAAGCCAAGCGCCTCGGTATTGGTCGAGCTGTTTTCCGGCCGCTCCCTGGAGCCTGGCCAGGTCCTGGCGATCATCAACCTGGTGGCCACCAGCGTTCCCGAATTGAGCAAGTCGCAAATCACCGTGGTCGACCAGAAGGGCAACCTGCTGTCCGACATGGCGGAAAACTCCGCGCTGACCCAGGCCGGCAAGCAGTTCGACTACAGCCGCCGTATGGAAAGCATGCTCACCCAGCGCGTGCACAACATCCTGCAACCGGTATTGGGCAATGACCGCTACAAAGCTGAAGTGTCCGCCGACGTCGACTTCAGCGCCGTCGAGTCGACGTCCGAGCAGTTCAACCCGGACCAGCCGGCCCTGCGCAGCGAGCAGTCGACCAGCGAACAACGCACCGCTAGCAATGGTCCGCAAGGTGTGCCGGGTGCCTTGAGCAACCAGCCACCAGCTCCGGCCTCGGCGCCGCAAACCACCGGTGGCGCCGCCGCGGCCGCAGGCGCGATTCAGCCTGGCCAGCCACTGTTGGACGCCAACGGCCAGCAGATCATGGACCCGGCCACCGGCCAGCCGATGCTCGCGCCGTACCCAGCCGACAAGCGTAACCAGTCGACCAAGAACTTCGAGCTCGATCGCTCCATCAGCCACACCAAGCAGCAACAGGGCAAAATCAATCGCCTGTCGGTGTCGGTGGTGGTCGATGACCAAGTCAAGGTCAATGCCGCTGACGGTGCAGTGACCCGTGCGCCATGGAACGCCGACGAATTGGCGCGCTTCACGCGTCTGGTGCAGGACGCCGTCGGTTTTGACGCCAGCCGCGGTGACAGCGTCAGCGTGATCAACATGCCGTTCTCCGTCGAGCGTGGTGAAGTCATCACCGACCCGGCCTTCTACACCCAGCCGTGGTTCTGGGACATCGTCAAGCAAGTGCTGGGTGTGTTGTTCATCCTGGTGCTGGTGTTTGGCGTGCTGCGCCCGGTGCTCAACAACATCACCGGGCATGGCAAGAAACAGCTGGCCCTGGCCGGCAGCGACGTCGAGTTGGGTGGCATGGGCGGCCTGGATGGTGAACTGGCCAACGACCGCGTCAGCCTCGGTGGCCCGCAAAGCATTCTGTTGCCAAGCCCGAGCGAAGGCTATGACGCTCAGTTGAACGCAATCAAGAGTCTGGTGGCAGAAGACCCGGGCCGTGTGGCCCAGGTCGTGAAAGAGTGGATTAACGCAGATGAATGA
- the fliE gene encoding flagellar hook-basal body complex protein FliE has protein sequence MSQGIEFNRLMLDMRSMQMDAMAQPKSVAPAPELGQSSFADMLGQAINKVSDTQQASSQLATAFEIGKSGVDLTDVMVASQKASVSFQALTQVRNKLVQAYQDIMQMPV, from the coding sequence ATGAGCCAGGGTATTGAGTTCAATCGGTTGATGTTGGATATGCGCTCCATGCAAATGGATGCCATGGCTCAACCGAAATCCGTCGCGCCAGCGCCGGAATTGGGCCAAAGCAGTTTTGCCGACATGCTCGGTCAGGCAATCAACAAAGTCAGTGATACCCAGCAAGCCTCGAGTCAGTTGGCCACCGCCTTCGAGATCGGCAAAAGCGGCGTGGACCTCACCGATGTGATGGTGGCCTCGCAAAAGGCCAGTGTTTCCTTTCAGGCCTTGACCCAAGTGCGTAACAAGCTGGTTCAGGCTTATCAAGACATCATGCAGATGCCGGTTTAA
- a CDS encoding sigma-54-dependent transcriptional regulator → MAIKVLLVEDDRALREALADTLLLAGHDYRAVGSAEDALEAVEQEPFSLVVSDVNMPGMDGHQLLSLLRARQPQLPVLLMTAHGAVERAVDAMRQGAADYLVKPFEPKALIELVARHALGVISSVEGEGPIAFEPASAQLLDLAARVARSDSTVLISGESGTGKEVLARYIHQQSGRAKQPFIAINCAAIPDNMLEATLFGHEKGSFTGAIAAQAGKFEQADGGTILLDEISEMPLGLQAKLLRVLQEREVERVGARKPIQLDIRVVATTNRDLAGEVAAGRFREDLFYRLSVFPLAWRPLRERPADIIPLAERLLNNHVKKMKHAQARLSAEAQACLISYPWPGNVRELDNAIQRALILQQGGLIQPQDFCLAVGSGAAPLPSLAPAPVVVAEAESAGALGDDLRRREFQMIIDTLRAERGRRKEAAERLGISPRTLRYKLAQMRDAGMDVEAYLFAT, encoded by the coding sequence ATGGCTATCAAGGTTTTATTGGTGGAAGACGATCGCGCCCTGCGTGAAGCATTGGCTGACACGCTGCTGTTGGCGGGCCATGACTACCGGGCGGTCGGTTCTGCCGAGGACGCCTTGGAGGCCGTGGAGCAGGAGCCCTTCAGCCTGGTGGTCAGCGACGTGAACATGCCCGGCATGGACGGCCATCAGTTGCTCAGCCTGCTGCGTGCGCGCCAGCCGCAACTGCCGGTGCTGCTGATGACCGCCCATGGCGCCGTGGAGCGTGCGGTGGACGCCATGCGCCAAGGGGCGGCGGATTACCTGGTTAAACCGTTCGAGCCCAAAGCCTTGATCGAGCTGGTCGCCCGTCACGCACTCGGCGTGATTTCGAGCGTCGAAGGCGAGGGTCCGATTGCCTTCGAGCCGGCCAGCGCGCAACTGCTGGACCTAGCGGCCCGTGTGGCGCGCAGTGATTCCACTGTGTTGATTTCCGGCGAGTCCGGCACCGGTAAAGAAGTGCTGGCGCGGTATATCCACCAGCAATCCGGCCGTGCCAAACAACCGTTTATCGCGATCAACTGCGCGGCGATTCCCGACAACATGCTCGAAGCCACGCTGTTCGGCCATGAAAAAGGCTCGTTCACTGGCGCCATCGCCGCCCAGGCCGGCAAGTTCGAACAGGCCGACGGCGGCACCATCCTGCTCGACGAAATCTCGGAAATGCCCTTGGGCCTGCAAGCCAAGCTGCTGCGGGTATTGCAGGAGCGCGAAGTCGAGCGCGTGGGCGCGCGCAAGCCGATCCAGTTGGACATTCGCGTGGTCGCCACCACCAACCGTGATTTGGCGGGCGAAGTGGCGGCGGGGCGCTTCCGTGAAGACTTGTTCTACCGACTCTCGGTGTTCCCGTTGGCCTGGCGCCCTTTGCGCGAGCGCCCGGCGGACATCATCCCGCTGGCCGAGCGCCTGTTGAACAACCACGTCAAGAAAATGAAGCATGCCCAGGCGCGGCTGTCGGCTGAGGCTCAGGCCTGTCTGATCAGCTACCCATGGCCCGGCAACGTGCGTGAATTGGATAACGCCATCCAGCGCGCGCTGATTTTGCAGCAAGGCGGGCTGATCCAGCCGCAAGACTTCTGCCTGGCCGTTGGTAGTGGCGCAGCACCGTTGCCGAGCCTGGCGCCGGCGCCTGTGGTGGTCGCCGAAGCCGAGTCCGCTGGCGCCTTGGGCGACGACCTGCGCCGCCGCGAATTCCAGATGATCATCGACACCCTGCGCGCCGAGCGCGGCCGCCGCAAAGAGGCCGCCGAACGCTTAGGCATCAGTCCGCGCACCTTGCGCTACAAGCTGGCGCAGATGCGCGACGCGGGAATGGATGTGGAAGCCTACCTTTTCGCCACCTAA
- a CDS encoding sensor histidine kinase: protein MPHAAQLSSGPAIPGLVPSAEPLTRQGLEQAFSQFSQMSNQLTDSYSLLEARVSELKGELAVVSAQRMEELAEKERLANRLQNLLDLLPGGVIVIDEMGRVREANPAASDLLGEPLEGELWRHVITRCFAPREDDGHEISLKDGRRLSIATRSLDAEPGQLVLLNDLTETRHLQDQLARHERLSSLGRMVASLAHQIRTPLSAALIYASHLTDEQLPAATHQRFAGRLKERLHELEHQVRDMLVFARGELPLTDRVTPCALMQSLQAAAATHIQEANVRWQCDSHQGELLCNRDTLVGALLNLIENATQASGPGAQLKVHLYCREQTLRLCISDNGSGIDPAVLQRLGEPFFTTKTNGTGLGLTVVKAVARAHQGELQLHSRLGRGTCALMTLPLFFGAASAE, encoded by the coding sequence ATGCCCCACGCCGCCCAACTTTCTTCAGGCCCTGCTATCCCAGGGCTCGTTCCGTCCGCAGAGCCGCTTACCCGGCAAGGTCTTGAACAGGCGTTCTCGCAGTTCAGCCAGATGTCGAACCAGCTCACCGACTCTTACAGCCTTCTCGAAGCCCGGGTTTCCGAGCTTAAAGGCGAGCTGGCGGTGGTCAGTGCCCAGCGCATGGAAGAGCTGGCCGAGAAAGAGCGCCTGGCCAACCGCCTGCAAAACCTCCTCGACCTGTTGCCCGGTGGCGTGATCGTCATCGATGAAATGGGCCGTGTCCGTGAAGCCAACCCGGCCGCGAGCGACTTGCTCGGCGAACCGCTTGAAGGCGAGCTATGGCGCCATGTCATTACCCGCTGCTTTGCGCCGCGCGAAGACGATGGCCACGAAATTTCCCTCAAGGACGGCCGCCGACTTTCGATCGCCACCCGTTCCCTGGACGCTGAGCCCGGCCAACTGGTGCTGCTCAATGACTTGACTGAAACCCGTCACCTGCAAGACCAACTGGCGCGCCATGAACGGTTGTCGTCACTGGGGCGGATGGTCGCTTCTTTGGCGCATCAGATCCGCACGCCGTTATCGGCGGCACTGATCTACGCCAGTCATTTGACTGATGAGCAATTGCCCGCGGCCACCCACCAACGATTTGCTGGCCGCCTCAAGGAGCGCCTGCATGAATTGGAGCACCAGGTGCGCGACATGTTGGTGTTTGCCCGCGGCGAATTACCGCTGACCGATCGCGTCACGCCGTGCGCACTGATGCAGTCGCTGCAAGCGGCCGCCGCCACGCATATTCAAGAGGCGAATGTGCGCTGGCAGTGCGACAGCCACCAAGGCGAGTTGCTGTGCAACCGCGACACGCTGGTCGGCGCCTTGCTCAACCTGATCGAAAACGCCACCCAGGCCAGCGGCCCGGGTGCACAGCTTAAAGTGCACCTGTACTGCCGTGAGCAAACCCTGCGCCTGTGCATCAGCGACAACGGCAGCGGCATCGACCCGGCGGTGTTGCAGCGCCTGGGCGAACCTTTTTTTACCACCAAGACTAACGGCACTGGCCTGGGCCTGACCGTGGTCAAGGCAGTGGCGCGTGCTCATCAGGGAGAATTGCAACTGCATTCCCGATTGGGGCGTGGCACCTGTGCATTGATGACCTTGCCGCTGTTTTTCGGCGCGGCAAGCGCGGAGTAA
- a CDS encoding sigma-54 dependent transcriptional regulator — protein MWRETKILLIDDDSVRRRDLAVILNFLGEENFPCGSHDWQQAVSSLSSSREVICVLIGTVNAPGAVQGLLKTLATWDEFLPVLLMGDISSVDLPEDQRRRVLSTLEMPPSYSKLLDSLHRAQVYREMYDQARERGRHREPNLFRSLVGTSRAIQHVRQMMQQVADTDASVLILGESGTGKEVVARNLHYHSKRRDGPFVPVNCGAIPAELLESELFGHEKGAFTGAITSRAGRFELANGGTLFLDEIGDMPLPMQVKLLRVLQERTFERVGSNKTQSVDVRIIAATHKNLESMIEVGTFREDLYYRLNVFPIEMAPLRERVEDIPLLMNELISRMEHEKRGSIRFNSAAIMSLCRHGWPGNVRELANLVERMAIMHPYGVIGVVELPKKFRYVDDEDEQLVDSLRSDLEERVAINGHTPDFGSTAMLPPEGLDLKDYLGSLEQGLIQQALDDANGIVARAAERLRIRRTTLVEKMRKYGMSRREGDEQADD, from the coding sequence ATGTGGCGTGAAACCAAAATTCTGCTGATCGATGACGATAGCGTCCGCCGCCGCGATTTGGCGGTGATTTTAAATTTTCTTGGTGAAGAAAATTTTCCCTGCGGCAGCCATGATTGGCAGCAGGCGGTCAGCTCTTTGTCATCGAGCCGTGAAGTCATTTGTGTGCTGATCGGGACGGTAAACGCTCCTGGCGCAGTTCAAGGCCTGTTAAAGACACTGGCGACCTGGGATGAGTTCCTTCCCGTGTTGCTGATGGGCGATATTTCTTCCGTGGACCTGCCGGAAGACCAGCGCCGCCGCGTGCTTTCCACCTTGGAAATGCCGCCCAGCTATAGCAAATTGCTCGACTCGCTGCACCGTGCCCAGGTCTACCGCGAGATGTACGACCAGGCCCGCGAGCGCGGCCGTCACCGTGAACCCAACCTGTTCCGCAGCCTTGTCGGCACCAGCCGTGCGATCCAGCACGTGCGCCAGATGATGCAGCAAGTGGCCGACACCGACGCCAGCGTGCTGATCCTCGGCGAGTCGGGCACCGGCAAGGAAGTGGTCGCGCGCAACCTGCACTATCACTCCAAGCGCCGCGACGGGCCTTTTGTGCCGGTCAACTGCGGGGCGATCCCGGCAGAGCTGCTCGAAAGCGAATTGTTCGGCCACGAGAAGGGCGCCTTTACCGGGGCGATCACCAGCCGTGCCGGGCGTTTCGAGCTGGCCAACGGCGGCACCTTGTTTCTCGACGAAATCGGCGACATGCCGCTGCCGATGCAGGTTAAGCTGCTGCGCGTATTGCAGGAGCGCACCTTCGAGCGCGTGGGCAGCAACAAGACCCAGAGCGTCGACGTGCGCATCATCGCGGCCACGCACAAGAACCTCGAAAGCATGATCGAGGTCGGCACTTTCCGCGAAGATTTATACTACCGCCTCAACGTATTCCCCATCGAGATGGCCCCGCTGCGTGAGCGCGTGGAAGACATCCCGTTGCTGATGAACGAACTGATTTCGCGTATGGAACACGAAAAGCGCGGCTCGATTCGCTTCAACTCCGCTGCAATTATGTCGCTGTGCCGCCACGGCTGGCCGGGCAACGTCCGCGAGCTGGCCAACCTGGTGGAGCGTATGGCGATCATGCACCCCTACGGTGTGATCGGCGTGGTCGAGCTGCCGAAGAAGTTTCGCTACGTCGATGACGAAGACGAGCAGTTGGTAGACAGCCTGCGCAGTGACCTGGAAGAACGCGTGGCCATCAACGGCCATACGCCGGACTTCGGTTCCACCGCCATGCTGCCGCCCGAAGGCCTGGACTTGAAAGACTACCTCGGTAGCCTTGAACAAGGCTTGATCCAGCAGGCGCTGGACGATGCCAATGGCATCGTTGCGCGTGCCGCCGAACGCTTGCGTATCCGCCGAACCACTCTGGTTGAGAAGATGCGCAAGTACGGCATGAGCCGTCGAGAAGGTGATGAACAGGCAGATGATTGA
- the fliT gene encoding flagellar protein FliT, with the protein MSHALQRIDETREALIGALAERNWEAVGELDLGCRAVIDEVLSEAPEDEDALREKLESLLAVYQQLLEVTMGERQAIFEEMSQINQAKNASKVYHLFG; encoded by the coding sequence ATGAGCCACGCACTGCAACGCATCGACGAAACCCGCGAAGCCCTGATCGGCGCGCTGGCGGAGCGCAACTGGGAGGCCGTTGGCGAGTTGGACCTGGGTTGCCGCGCGGTGATTGATGAGGTGCTCAGCGAGGCGCCGGAAGATGAAGACGCGCTGCGGGAAAAGCTGGAAAGCCTGCTGGCGGTTTATCAGCAGTTGCTTGAGGTGACGATGGGCGAGCGTCAGGCGATTTTCGAAGAGATGTCGCAGATCAACCAAGCTAAAAATGCGTCAAAGGTTTACCATCTGTTCGGCTGA
- the fliS gene encoding flagellar export chaperone FliS, which produces MNPMRALRQYQKVNSHAQVSEASPHRLIQMLMEGGLERLAQAKGAMARGDIPQKGLLLTKAIDIITGLRQGLDETKAEDPATIQRLANLYDYMNVRLLKANADNDPEIIDEVARLLITVKEGWDAIAPQ; this is translated from the coding sequence ATGAACCCTATGAGAGCCCTTCGCCAATACCAGAAGGTTAATTCCCATGCTCAAGTGTCCGAAGCCAGCCCTCATCGCTTGATCCAGATGCTGATGGAGGGCGGGCTTGAGCGCCTTGCTCAGGCCAAGGGCGCAATGGCGCGCGGTGATATTCCGCAAAAGGGTTTGTTGTTGACCAAGGCTATCGACATTATCACGGGCTTGCGTCAGGGCCTGGACGAAACCAAGGCGGAAGATCCTGCCACGATCCAGCGTTTGGCTAACTTGTATGACTATATGAATGTGCGCCTGCTGAAAGCTAATGCCGACAACGATCCGGAAATCATCGACGAAGTTGCCCGTCTGCTGATTACCGTAAAAGAAGGCTGGGATGCCATCGCTCCACAATAA
- a CDS encoding ketoacyl-ACP synthase III yields the protein MIGIKSIASYVPADGIDNYAQGAKFAKDEEFIIGKIGSAFLPRKEAAQETSDLCVEAVNALFANNPNLKRESIDALIVVTQNGDEEGLPHTAAIVQDKLGLPTHVAAFDISLGCSGYVYGIYAMKGFMEATGLKNGLLITADPYSKIVDPEDRNTTMLFGDAATATWMGEDAPWLLGNSKFGTDGSGAPHLKVSDGVFFMNGRQVFNFALLKVPAHLHELLNESDLKADDIDAFCIHQGSAAIVDAVARRFEDAPVDKFIKDMVETGNTVSSSIPLLLEKHVMDATWKRVAISGFGVGLSWGSAILYRP from the coding sequence ATGATTGGCATAAAAAGCATCGCCAGTTACGTGCCGGCAGACGGGATCGATAACTACGCCCAGGGTGCCAAATTCGCCAAGGATGAAGAATTCATCATTGGCAAGATCGGATCGGCGTTCCTGCCGCGCAAGGAAGCTGCACAGGAAACCTCTGATCTGTGTGTCGAGGCGGTCAACGCTTTGTTTGCCAACAACCCGAATTTGAAGCGCGAGTCGATTGACGCGCTGATCGTCGTCACCCAGAACGGCGATGAAGAGGGTTTGCCCCACACCGCCGCCATCGTCCAGGACAAGCTGGGCCTGCCGACCCACGTCGCGGCGTTCGATATTTCCCTGGGCTGCTCCGGCTACGTCTACGGCATCTACGCGATGAAGGGCTTCATGGAAGCCACGGGCCTGAAAAACGGCCTGCTGATTACCGCCGACCCGTATTCGAAGATCGTCGACCCGGAAGATCGCAACACCACCATGTTGTTCGGCGATGCCGCCACCGCCACCTGGATGGGCGAAGACGCGCCGTGGTTGCTGGGCAATTCCAAATTCGGCACCGATGGTTCCGGCGCACCGCACCTGAAGGTCAGCGACGGCGTGTTCTTCATGAACGGCCGCCAAGTGTTCAACTTCGCCTTGCTCAAGGTGCCGGCGCATTTACACGAACTGCTCAATGAGTCGGACCTCAAGGCTGACGACATCGATGCGTTCTGCATTCACCAGGGCAGTGCGGCGATTGTCGACGCCGTGGCGCGGCGTTTCGAAGATGCGCCGGTGGACAAGTTCATCAAGGACATGGTCGAGACTGGTAACACCGTGTCGTCGAGCATTCCGCTGCTGCTGGAAAAGCACGTGATGGATGCCACCTGGAAGCGCGTGGCAATCAGTGGTTTTGGTGTGGGCCTGTCGTGGGGCTCGGCGATTCTCTATCGTCCGTGA